CTCCCAATTATCAATTTATTATGAATCCTGCCTATAATAAAGACCGTGGCCCAGTACATGCCTTTGCGTTGAGGGTACATTCCGAATTTTAATATTCGATCTCTTTATTTTGCTTGCTAAAGGCACAAGAAGGTTTTAGGCAATTGCTCAGAAGCCATTTTGTGCTATAGTATCAATTGATTGCGTGCACTGTTATATCAAATTTCTGAATAGGGTTAAAAAAGGCTTTGTATTTCATTCATAGAAGTGGAATAAGGCTCATAAATTCGAAATTTTTTAACCCCTCAGATATCATTAATTGGGTATTTTAAAAGTCTTTTCTCTTTACCAAAAGAAGCTGTTTTATCGTTAAATTAGCTTTCCCAATTTTCCTCAATATTAAAACTATCTATTTCGTGAAAAAAATTACAAGAATCCTTCAATGGGGTTTGATGATTGTTCTTGGAGGACAGTTATCGCTTGCCCAACAAACTAACGTGCCTCATTCGTTACAAGAAAGAATGCAGTGGTTTCAAGATGCCAAACTTGGGGTATTTATCCACTGGGGTATTTATGCCGTAAAAGGAGTAGATGAAAGCTGGAGTTTTTATAATAAAAAAATCAGTTATAAAGATTATATGAGTCAGCTCAATGGCTTTACTGCTAGCAAGTACAATCCCGAAGAATGGGCTGCTCTTATCAAAGAAAGTGGGGCTGGTTATGCTGTACTTACAACCAAACATCACGATGGTGTAGCTTTGTGGCCCACCAAAGAAAACCATTATAGCGTGGTAAAGAACGCTCCTGCTAAAAGAGATTTACTCAAACCATTTTTTCAAGCTCTTGATAAATATGGCATTAAGCGGGGGGCATATTTCTCGCTTATCGACTGGAGTCATCCCGACTACCCTGCTATTACACGAGATAGCAACCGTTATAAAATGGAAAATGATCCTGCTCGTTGGCAAAGATTCCAAAAGTTTTTGCATGCCCAAATTGCCGAACTAAATACCAATTATAAGCCCGACTTATGGTGGTTTGATGGCGAATGGGAGCATAATGCTAAAGAATGGCAAGCTGAAAAAATCAATGCTAGTATTCTTCAGGCTAACCCTTGGGCTATTAGCAACGACCGATTACAGGACTTTGGCAATTATGAAACCTATGAGCAAACAATACCTCCAACCAAACCCAAGAAATTTCCATATTGGGAAGCCTGTATGACTTCTAATTTGAATTGGGGCTATCATCCCGACGATACCAATTATAAAACGCCTTATCAAGTGATTTCTATTTTTGCCGATGTAATTAGCAATGGCGGTGTGTATTTGTTTGATATAGGCCCCAAAGAAGATGGTACAATTTCTACCGAACAGGTACATTTATTGAAAGAACTTGGTAAATGGAATAAAAAACACAAAGAAGCCATTTTTGGTACATTGGCAGGTATTGAGGCTGGTCATTTTTATGGCCCCACAACCATTGCCAAAGATTCAACTACCTTGTACTTATTTTTG
The DNA window shown above is from Flectobacillus major DSM 103 and carries:
- a CDS encoding alpha-L-fucosidase, with amino-acid sequence MKKITRILQWGLMIVLGGQLSLAQQTNVPHSLQERMQWFQDAKLGVFIHWGIYAVKGVDESWSFYNKKISYKDYMSQLNGFTASKYNPEEWAALIKESGAGYAVLTTKHHDGVALWPTKENHYSVVKNAPAKRDLLKPFFQALDKYGIKRGAYFSLIDWSHPDYPAITRDSNRYKMENDPARWQRFQKFLHAQIAELNTNYKPDLWWFDGEWEHNAKEWQAEKINASILQANPWAISNDRLQDFGNYETYEQTIPPTKPKKFPYWEACMTSNLNWGYHPDDTNYKTPYQVISIFADVISNGGVYLFDIGPKEDGTISTEQVHLLKELGKWNKKHKEAIFGTLAGIEAGHFYGPTTIAKDSTTLYLFLQPNTSGQVMLKGLDNTIKKIRVVGTNHLLTHQVQSKMTWGNVPGIVYINIPAEVNDQYMTVLALELDKPLKMYKSDGEK